The Osmerus eperlanus chromosome 7, fOsmEpe2.1, whole genome shotgun sequence genome includes a region encoding these proteins:
- the twist1b gene encoding twist-related protein 1b isoform X1, with amino-acid sequence MSEEMMGEESSSPVSPVDSLSNSEGELERQPKRCGRKRRSSRKNGEDSDSPTPGKRGKKSSSSSPQSFEDLQTQRVMANVRERQRTQSLNEAFAALRKIIPTLPSDKLSKIQTLKLAARYIDFLYQVLQSDELDSKMVTADSPHQLDGTNLDSTAGYIQSSVIWETAI; translated from the exons ATGTCTGAGGAAATGATGGGGGAAGAGTCGAGCTCCCCGGTGTCTCCAGTGGACAGTCTCAGCAACAGCGAAGGAGAGCTGGAAAGGCAACCGAAGAGATGTGGGAGGAAAAGGAGATCAAGCAGGAAAAACGGGGAGGATTCAGATAGCCCGACCCCTGGGAAAAGAGGGAAAAagtccagcagcagcagtccaCAGTCTTTCGAAGACCTACAGACGCAACGAGTCATGGCTAACGTGCGCGAGCGACAGAGGACTCAATCACTCAACGAAGCTTTCGCTGCTTTGCGGAAAATTATTCCCACTTTGCCCTCAGATAAACTTAGCAAAATACAAACTCTTAAACTTGCGGCCAGGTACATCGATTTCCTCTACCAAGTTCTGCAGAGCGATGAGTTGGACTCCAAAATG GTGACAGCTGATTCTCCTCATCAACTTGACGGGACAAATCTGGACTCCACTGCTGGATATATACAAAGCTCCGTTATATGGGAGACAGCTATTTAA
- the twist1b gene encoding twist-related protein 1b isoform X2, with product MSEEMMGEESSSPVSPVDSLSNSEGELERQPKRCGRKRRSSRKNGEDSDSPTPGKRGKKSSSSSPQSFEDLQTQRVMANVRERQRTQSLNEAFAALRKIIPTLPSDKLSKIQTLKLAARYIDFLYQVLQSDELDSKMASCSYVAHERLSYAFSVWRMEGAWSMSASH from the coding sequence ATGTCTGAGGAAATGATGGGGGAAGAGTCGAGCTCCCCGGTGTCTCCAGTGGACAGTCTCAGCAACAGCGAAGGAGAGCTGGAAAGGCAACCGAAGAGATGTGGGAGGAAAAGGAGATCAAGCAGGAAAAACGGGGAGGATTCAGATAGCCCGACCCCTGGGAAAAGAGGGAAAAagtccagcagcagcagtccaCAGTCTTTCGAAGACCTACAGACGCAACGAGTCATGGCTAACGTGCGCGAGCGACAGAGGACTCAATCACTCAACGAAGCTTTCGCTGCTTTGCGGAAAATTATTCCCACTTTGCCCTCAGATAAACTTAGCAAAATACAAACTCTTAAACTTGCGGCCAGGTACATCGATTTCCTCTACCAAGTTCTGCAGAGCGATGAGTTGGACTCCAAAATGGCAAGTTGTAGTTATGTGGCTCATGAGAGGTTAAGCTATGCGTTCTCTGTATGGAGGATGGAGGGCGCTTGGTCCATGTCAGCATCTCACTAG